The Diceros bicornis minor isolate mBicDic1 chromosome 14, mDicBic1.mat.cur, whole genome shotgun sequence genome segment CTTGCCTGACCCCCAGGCGTCCGGAATTCCCGACTGGCTTCTCCCCAGCAGCCGAGCCGGTCTCAGGTCATGCTTCCGCCCTTTGAAGTCTACATAGACCTAATTAGTCTAGGTGTAATTGGCATAATTAGGCAAATTGcttttcctctctccccttcACCACCATACTGCTCTGCTCCAGTCGTGCCCAGTGGACAGTGAAGGGGTAAGGGGGAATCCTAGCGCGAATTTGGAGGAGGGGGCATCCAGCGCCCTCTCCTGGCTCCCATGGTACCCTGCAGATCTGTTCCACCTGGGACACATCCAAGTCCAGCTGCCTCCTTGGCCACGGTAGACAGACACAAAGCAAAGGGCCCCATAAACGCCATTGGGCTTTTATGGCAAGAGGGGAAGCAGCTTTATTATAGGGCTTTTATGCAGCAACTCTTAGCCCAAAGGCTCTGGGAGTGTGTTTGGTCTGTGtgatggagggggagggggacgtTTATCTGGGATACACCTCAGGACACTGCATAAGAATAGGAGCCCCTGAGATTGAGAATGAGGCTGGGGGGCAGAGGGTGCAGCAGGGAAAAGTAAGGACTCTGGGGGCAAGAAAAAAGCATGGATGAGGCTGGGGAAGGGGAACTGAGAGCACTTGGGGCATAGGTGAAGGGGAGGTCAGTAGGGGATAGAGTTAGGAGGATGCAGATGAAGTGGTGATGGAGAGAGAGTAAGCAAGGGTCAGGaaaggggaagggggagaatgagaggaaaagggagcacaGGGGATAAAGAGGTGAGATCACTctgagaggtggggagggacctcACCAACTCAGGTGCAGCTACCTGAGGACGGGGAAGAAGGGGGGCTCCCCACAGTATGAAGCCCAGAGCTCACATCCATGTTTTCTTCTGCCCACTCCAGGATACGAGGCAGACATGGAAAAGGTGAGTTCTACTTTTACTGTTCCTTCCTTTCCACTCCCAGCTGCCACATCCATCACCTTCTCACTGGGCCCACATCCTTGTCCCCACTCACAGAGAGGTTTTGTGGGTGTGGCGTCACCCCTTTTTGCTCCAGAGATGTGAGTGGGGTAGGGGTGGCGGCATCAGAGGGCAGAGGGTGTCTACCGATTTCCTGACCCTTCTCCCTCATCTGTCCAGATTTGATGCCCCAACACCCAAGTCATCTAACTCTGAGGATGATCTCCCTGAAGATTACCCAGTGGTCAAAAACATGCTTCACAGACTGACAGGTAAGGAGGGCAGATGGAAGGGAACAGAATGATAGTCTGTTTTAGGTTTGCACCCTTTTCTCTCAAAAACGATCACGTCCTTTTTGAtgcctgtattagtttcccagaactgctgtaacaaagcatcacacactgagtggcttaaacttagaaatttactgtctcacagATGTGGAGGTAGAAGTCAAGGCGTCGGCAGTGTTggctccttctgagggctgtgagggagaatctgttccatgactctctcctagcttctgatagcttctggtggcttcaggcgTTCCCTGGCCTGTAGACAgcattctctctgtgtcttcacattatCTTCCCTCTGTACACACTTGTCTCtgggtccaaatttcccctttttataaggacaccagtcatactggattagggtctACCCTAAGGACCTCATTGTaatttgattacctctgtaaagattctatttccaaatatggtcacattctaAAGTACTgggggacttcaacatatctttttggggggggacgcaattcaactcataacaatgTCTATCCTCAATTCCTCATATTCCAGCCACTCTCCCCTCTTACCTTTTCATACACTCACACAACACACCCTTGGAGGTCAGCTGCCCCTCGAGAATCTCTGCTTCCACCATTTCTCATCACTCTTCTCCAGATGGGTCTCAGGACTCCTGCATCTCCCTGCTCCTGGTGGGACTCTGGGCCTTTTCTGCAGCTTCTGGGGAATTCCTTCCTCCATCACTCCCACAGCTGCCCACCACCCTTTAAACTGCCTAGAGAAGATGATCTACCCTTTGGGTCACCCACCATCCCACCCAACCCAGATTACTTCTAGCACCCCTAATCCAGAAATCTTTCCTCAAAGCACTCGGCCAATGATTATTTCTTTCCAGTCCCTTTGGCTATCaccactttctctctcctcctctgccccaccCTCCCTGTAGAAATAGGCCTGTCCACTCCCACCTATTCCTGTGGGTGGGTGGGCTGGTTTCTCAGGATACCTTGAATTCCTCCCTTTGCCCCTCCCTTCTGTAACTTGGGGTTCCGGTACCTAGTATCAGTCTTCCTCTTTAGATCCACCTTCCTCATCTTGCTGACCCAGCTCCCATGCCCCACTCCAGATGCTGCAGATGGAGGCATCAGTCCTCACTCCTCCCTAGAGGTCAGGTCAGCCTCACTCTTCTCCCAGCCCACAAGTCAGGAGACCTCTCCTTTGATCTCTGCGCTGTGCCCCCTGCCCTGGGCCAGCAGGGTCCTTCTCCAAGTCCAATTCTATAGAAGTGGCACATCAGTGCGCAGGTTGGGTCTTGCCTAGGCCTGCCCTTCATATGCCTTCACCCTCTTCGGTCCTACAGCTGCCTTTGAGCTGCTGTGGGGCCTCTCACAAGCCTGCTGCTGCGTATTCTCCCTTCTATCCCTCCTGACTCGGAAAACCCTCTCACGCGGTCCTCTGCCTGCCTTCCCCTCTCCAGCCGACCTGACCCTGGACCCTGGCACTGCACACTGCCGCCTGCTTATCTCCGAGGATCGCCGCAGCGTCCGGCTGGCCCCACCAGGGACACCTGCGCCCCCTGATGGCCCCGCGCGCTTCGATCAGCTCCCAGCGGTGCTGGGCGCACAGGGCTTCCGGGCTGGCCGCCACTGCTGGGAGGTGGAAACCTCGGACACTGCCTCTTGCAGAGACTCCtccggggaggaggaggaggatggggagagcCTCTATGCCGTGGGAGCTGCCGGGGAGTCGGTGTGACGCAAGGGCCGAGTAGGGCTGTGCCCCGCAGGGGCTGTGTGGGCCGTGGAGGGACGCGGTGGCCGCCTGTGGGCACTCACAGCGCCTGAGCCCACCCCACTGGGCAGCACCGGGCCCCCGCCACGGCGCATTCGCGTGGACTTGGACTGGGAGCGGGGCCGCGTGGCCTTCTACGATGGCCGCTCGCTCGACCTGCTCTTCGCCTTCCAGGCGCCCGGCCCCCTGGGCGAGCGCATCTTCCCACTGCTCTGCACCCGAGACCCCCGTGCCCCGCTCCGCATAGTGCCAACGGAAGGCTGAGTCTCGCCCACAACCCCCATTCTAGTTTGGCCCATAACGAGGCTGCTTCCTTTTGGCCGTGGAAATCCCCACTCATTCCAGGGATCACGTCCACAAGCCCACTGCTGTGTATTGATAAGCACCCTCACCCACCTACATTGTCTCTTTTCTCCCAAATAGTAAGACTTCAACTGGCCTCCAGTTTCCACATCCACACCCAAAGTCAAATCCATTCCTGCCCCCCTCCTCTTGCGCCTTTTCTCCTCCACGTCTACCCCAGTACTTCCCAACTGATCCCTCCCCTTCTACCTTCTATTCCAGGCCTGAATTGGGGACCAGGCCCTGACCCATCAGTATTGGTAAATGGCCAGTGTTTACTACAGAGGCCCTGCTAGTCAAATATTTACTTCCCACCCCTGCCTCGCCTAGTCTCAAAGAAGGGCCCAGTGCCTTCTCCACAACTCTAAGGTTTGGGCTTCCCTACCCTGTTGACTCAAGAGAAACAAGAGCCTACTCCTAAAAAACAGGAGACGTGACTCTGGCTTGGGCCTTAGGGCTTTCTAGAGAGCTTAATACCACCCCCGccccttctttttttgttgaagatgagccctgagctagcatctgtgccaatcctcctctacatgtgggttgctgtcacagcatggctgatgagtggtgcaggtctgcgctggggatctgaaccaagaaccctggccaccaaagcagagagcaccaaactcaaccactatgccacaggcccGGCCCCTTAATACCCCTTTTttggagggcagggagagaggcaggCCAGTTCTACTCCACTCTTGACGGCTTTCTGTGCTCACAGCCTTTCCCATTAAGAACCTTCTTAAATCTCCCCCCTGCACATACTCAAAGTAAGAAACCAATGGTGCTACCTCTCCTTTCCTCAACCTGGGAATGGCCCAGACACCCCAAATTTATCCTTGTGTATAGCCTCACATCTTTCCCCATATGTATAAATGGGCCCATATTTAACACGTTTTGTGATgttgcattatttattttgtgcatCTGTGGCAATAAATGAGATCTCCACGGTGGTATGGATTTGACTGATCTCTGCAACTAGAGATGCATGGCAAGAGGCCTGGAAGACAATATCCAGATCCCAGTAAGGGGTGGGGAGGGCCGAGAGAGCTGGCCATCTGGACTGGCAGAGACATCAAAGCCTAGGAAGGAAGGGGTAAGAGTGTGGTGTAGGGGACATACCCCCAGCTCTTTGCTCcctcccttttccttcctctcccagggacccaggcccctggcgCTGTTTTAACTGTCTCTGAAGCTGGAAGACCAAAAGCTGAGGAGACAGTTGGCTCTAAGTGAGCCAGCTGTGTCAGAAATCCTAGATCACATGAGAAGGGTGACGAGAGAGGACATGactatttctttttcccttaaaggTGAGGATGACAAAGACCTTTCTCCTAACTCCTCTTGAGGGCATGAGaggagtgaggaggaggggaagggctgGGAGCCCTGAGGTCTCCCATCAGACCTCATATCCCACAGGCAAGGACTAAGAGTTAGGACTATATAAATACATAGTTGAAGAGCTCTAAGCCAGGATTAACAAGCATAGCTGGGGCAAGATTGCCTGGAATCTGACTGGGACTCTGGCAGTGAAAGCTGGGGCTGATGGAAACCCACTTTAAGTGTTTGGGACTCAGGGAGAGAGTGCAGGGGGCCAAGATAACTGGATCCCAGGACAGGCAGTTTGGCAGTGAGAACAAAGGGAAGAAACTGGGACCAAGATGCCTGGATccctggagagaggaggatgggtaATGGAAGGAGAAATGAGGGCTAAGGGAACCCAGAAGCCTGGGTTCTGGAATAGCAGCAAGTCAGAATTCCAGGTTCTCTGTCCACTCACCGCTCCCTCTTCCCTCTATCaggcagaggagaggggaggagggggctggagaaGGGATCAAACCATGAGTTTAGACCCCAGGTAGCCACATGAATACATTCAGGGCCAAACAGACACAGGAATGGTGGGGGAGAGAGGAATTTAGTGCTGCATTGGCcctggagggggctgggaggggtcAGGAGGTTGGGGAGGGGTGGTGGGGCTCGGTCCCGGGGTTGCATGACGCCGTCCTTTGCGGTGGCCCCGTACACAGTGTGTATGACCAcagccctcctcttcctcctcatcacTCTCCGTGGAGCTCTCGCCAAAGGCCCGAGGTTTCTCATAAATACAGCAGCCTGGATTTGGAGGGAGGAGCCCAgttaaaaaggaggaagagtaaGATGTAGAGTCTGTTCCATTCCCACTGGATCTCAGTAAAGATTCCTACTTCCACCATTGTCTCCTCCTACCTTCCAGGATACAGCTTCCCCAGGCCTACCCCCTGGGACTCAGGCACCCAACTCCCTTGTCCTTTTCGAGACCCAGGAATCCAAAGCTCTACTTCTCCCACCTCTGATACCTCTTGCCTTCAGGCCTTGGCACATCACAATTCAAGCCCCTCCCTATCTCTTTCCCTCTAACATTAACCTCCTTTCCCTGATGCCAGGGAACAACCAAGGCAGCGACAGGATTGCGAGCATCTGGGGGCTTCAGGAAGGCCAGTGAATGTGAGAAGGTAGAAGGTAGGCAGAGGGGAGCCAGAATTCCAGGGTTACTGTGGGACAACAATTACTCACATTTTGATGAGCGGCGCCCCATGTGTTCGTTGTCCACAGTGTCACTTGTCCATTCCACCTTTTTCTCTGGCTTCCGTTTCCGAAGTTTGATGGTTAGGCTCCGGTTCTCCTGGAAGGTTACGAGGGAAGGGCATAACTATCTAGTCTGCTCCTTACTGATCTTTCCCACTCCCTCCCAGGGGcattctctcttccccttcccaGCTCAATCAGTATCACAGACATAGCCCCAGGGGAGCTGAGTGCTAAGAGAAGATAAAATAGTTAACAGGCCTTTGACCTCAGGCAGCCCCTTGAGGAATAGAGAAGTATTATTTCCTGTTCTTGATAACTGCCAGTATACAGAGAAGACACAGTTCCTAACCTAGGGAAGGTCCCAGCAAATCTtcaaaggaaaatataatcctCGCTGTTTCTCCGTCTTCCTCCCCAAATCATCCTCGGTGGTATTAAtacatgaaaattattttctcagtcCCCAATGCCTAATCTTTGATCTTTTTCCAGACCCCCTATTCTTCTTACCAGTAAAGAAAGAACCCCATTCTCACCTTTCTCATCTTCAAGCCCAGGCCTCCCCACCTCTTATCCACCTACTCCCTAGCATCCTGGTATCTCTGGTAACTATTACTCAAAAATCCTTTAATCCAGGGGTTATTAAGCCCAATACGACGTTCTCCCTTTGAAAGCAACTTAATCTGTTTTTGAAAAAATGCTAGGTTTTCCTCTATTTACATCTCTGATTTCACAAAATATTATCTTCATCTCCTTTTTCTTGTTCCATTATTCCATCCACTCTCTTTTACACTCatcccttcaacaaatatttaaggatAAGTACGCTTCCAGTCAAACTCTCCTACAGCTTGCCTCCAACCATGCTTTCTTACACAGCCCTTCATTTCCCCCCAGCACCTCCCTTACCCCTTAATCCCCGAGCTCCCATTCTTTCATTATTTACACACACCACCACCCCACGCAGCAGCATCCTAACTCTAACTATTACACATCGCTTGATCAGCCTCCTGCACCATCTCTGCCACTCCAAATATCCCCAGTATCTTGTGATTCTCCCAACCCCAGATAGTCAACCCCACTCTTCCCATATGCCCAGGCCAGGCCCGTCGAGCTACTCTCAAAAGCCCTATCCCCTCCCTCTCGGTATCTCCCAGACCCCTACAAAGCACCGCCCCCCGCCTTTCTCACGGGCTCGGTTGTCACGGTAACCGTTGTCTCAGTGATGGTCTCACTCAGCCCTGCCCCTGCCTCGGCCATGGCTAAggctgaggagaggaagggacaCCCTTTCCTTTTTCTGTGTTTCTGGGGTCTAAAAGAATCGGTATCGGATTCAGAGTAGTAGCCAGGAtcctccaccttctttttctcccttcctcttggGCCTCTGCTTCCCCACCCCTGGGGATAACCTGTCCAACCCCACTTCCGGCTCTCCTCTTCCGGGTGTGACGCATTCCGTAGTCCCCCTTTTGCACTAAGCGCGTTAAAGCGCAGGCGTCGCCGGATTAGTTCCGCCGTAATGTGACAGTGCGCAGGCGCCACAAGAAAGCGACACAGACTTGGCGGAAGAGGCGTCACTGCGGCTGTGGGAGGAGGGGGGTCGTCAAGGGCAGCGCGCGCACGTACAGCACAGAGCAGGCAGGAGGGGGCGGTCCGGAAGGGGAGAGCTGGGTTGGCCGCTGCGGATCGGGTGTGGCGCGGTGCCCGCCGCCGGGGAAGGGCGAGTGCCGCACCTGGTTCAGACGTCCGGTAGCTGAGCCCATCCTCTTCCCCATCTTTAACCCTGGGTGGGTGGGAGAGCGGGGGAAACTTAGGGGCAATAGTAATAACTCTACAATGGCCTATTTTCGTTTCGTCTATTATTGTTATTTCCCCTATTATTGTTTCGACTGGGAATCAGAGAACCAGGACCTAGGAGCAGTTGGAAACGCACTTGCTTAAGAATCTGGGTTCTAGTCCTCGCCCTGGGCCTGCAGGTGTTTGAGCGGGGCACTTAATGCACCTTCAACTTGTATTTTTTCCTGTCACTGTGCTAGATCTTGAAGATAAAAGCGATAAAACACGCAGACCCTGCCTTTTAGCTCCCAGTCTAGTGGGAAAGACTGGCATGCTTAGGACCaacaaaactataagacactgggATATTAACATAGATGTAAATCTCATCTGTGAAACTGATTTCAGTTACATACTGCCAACATTCTCTCTGGGATGGAGGTAAGATTAAGCACAGAAATGGTCATAAATTACAATATAGGCCAGTTTATGCTATGGTAAaaaatatgtgcatgtttctcagGGAGCAAAAGAGTGGTAAAAAGGGAAGTGGAAGGcaaatgttattttgttttttttggtaaagagAGAAGCTTACAAAGTGTAGCTGTGTGCACTGATGGAAATGCAGTTTTGACCTGCTGAGATGTAAGGGGAGTGCCTGACAAAGCTTGACAGGTAGGGGTGGTTATATGGGAGGCCCTGTCTGCTTTACTAAGAAACTTGGCCTTTATCCAGTCAGTGTTAGGGGCCAGGAAAGGGGAGGGTAGAAACATGCACAGATTTGTTTCAGATTTCAGGAGTAGGGCGGGAAAGTCAACTACAAGAACAGTTCAAAAGTACAGTGGAGAAGACTGCCCTGCCCATCCCTCCAAGTTGCTGAAGAGGTCAAACAAGATAGGGTATGCTTGAGAGCTCTGAATATATAAAGGGCCATACAATGACAAGATAATCAGTATTACTGTCACCCATTGATTGCCAtttaagccaaggaatgcaggaagACTGATGCTCAGACTAAAATTTGAATATGTTTATTGTGCCTGGACTATATATTTGTTTCCCTTTTAAGTTTTTGGttcaaagtgaaaaaagcaagatactGAGCatggggcccgccccatggcttagcggttaagtgtgcgcactccgctgctggtggcccaggttgggatcccgggtgcgcaccaacgcactgcttctccagctatgctgaggccatgtcccacatacagcaactagaaggatgtgcagctatgacatacaactatctactggggctttggggaaaaaataaataaataaataaaattaaaaaaaaaaaagatactgagcATGTATAGTAgagcctatttaaaaaaaagaaaaccaaatatcTCTGTGGattccttgtgatttttttttctttctacctttCTATATAAGAATCTATCacaatgaatatatattatatttacctcaagagcaataaaaaaaacaatttccAAAATGTCCACCTGTCGCAAGTACATACTAGTATCCCTTAGTATCAGATTTTTTGTTGTCCTAACTTACACATCAAATATATCTCATCAAATTTTCTGTTGAATCTCTCACTATCCAAACTCCCACTTTTTGTTTCCCTAAACTCAGGAACTAAATAGATTTAGATagtaagttaacattgctgttttttttttttttatcgtgaggaagactagccctgagctaacaactgttgccaatcctcctctttctcgctaaggaagactggccctgggccaacatccatgcgcatcttcctccattttatgtgggaggcctgccacagcatggcttgatgagtggtgcataagtccgtgccaggatctgaacctgcaaaccctgggctgacAGAAGTGGagcccacagggccggccccgtggcttagcggttaagtccgcaagctccgctgctggcggcccgggttcggatcccgggcgcgcaccgacccactgcttctccggccatgctgaggccgtgtcccacatacagcaactagaaggatgtgtgcagctatgacatacaactatctactggggctttggggggaaaataaataaataaataataaataaaaaaaaaaaagaagtggagcccacaaacttaaccactatgccaccaggctggccccaacattgCTTTTTTATATTAGCCTCATTCCTGgctccattcttttctctttgttttttttcctttttctttgtcatgtactaatttatattatctttttgtagctgatatatttgttgaaagaacaaaTATATCTCTGTGAGCTCATTTAAATTCCTTTTGGAACAAGACACACAgtaaataacatacatatatctggctcttatataaaaatataactttaataAGGAAACTCAACTAAAGGTAGGAGTACTCTGGAGACAATGGTAATCCCCATATGATGATCTTCTCCTCTGGGAGCAAAACACTGCAAACAGGGGATGGACAAAGGATCTGAGAACCCAATATCCTTCACCTtccaaggaagaagagaggaagggattGTTGAGtcgtccagaaaaaaaaaatcaagagtctTCCTTCTCCTGAAACCtatgaagaaaaaagaacttgTTATATTTGAACAAAGGAAGAGGTTCCAGCAATTTAAGATGAGACACACAAATAATCAAGGAAGGACTTTCACTTATGACACTGTGGAGGACTAGCTCCCTTAAACAATCCTCCAAATTTAAGACCACTAAAAATGCTGGaattcggggccagcccggtagcctAGCTAAGTTCctacactccgctttggcagcccggagtttgcaggttcggattcctgggcacagacctttgcaccactcatcaagccatgctgtggcggcatcccatatacaaaatagaggaagatgggcacagatgttagcttaggggtaatcttcctcaggcaaaagaggaagattggcaatggatgttagctcagggctgatcttcctcatcaaaaaaaaatcgAATGAATTATGAAAtatgcaaagatttcttaggacacaaaaagtactagccataaaagaaaaaaaaaaggataaactgGACCTCACAAAACTTAAGAACTtctcattaataaaaaaaaaaaatagttaaaaaaatacaaaggacAGATTGGGAAAAAAGTCCTCTCAAAAGATATATctaactataaatatttttaatccatTGAAGAGATGGCAAGAAAGTAAAGGCAACCTTCACACTGGGTAAAATGATGTAAAACCAGGAATCTAGACAGGTAAGTTAAACTCAAGTCCTTGCTACCATAGTGCCCTTGCTGTTTTGACAGCCACAGGGAGGAACTAGAAACCTAGAATGGAGATACTCTGCATAAATTTGGGCCACCCAAAGGGCTACTCCTTTGTGTAAAAgtgaacaaggaaaaaaaaaatccacctctGCAGAAGGGGAATCTGACTACCTCACAAGGTAGAGGGAGAAAAAATCTTCTCTGAGAATTTCTAACCATAAGCTGGCCCTTATATGGATTTGCAGCCCGAATTTATACTACCTATGTGCTCCAAAAAACCTGAAGCCAAGAATTTATTTAAAGTAATTCCGGCTCGGTAGTGCCTCAAGGCACCTGAACAGGAAACATAGATGCTGAGGATACAGCATTCACCCCAGGCCTCAAAGAATTCCCATACTTCAGACT includes the following:
- the RNF39 gene encoding LOW QUALITY PROTEIN: RING finger protein 39 (The sequence of the model RefSeq protein was modified relative to this genomic sequence to represent the inferred CDS: substituted 1 base at 1 genomic stop codon) encodes the protein MEAPELGPGLVERLEQLATCPLCGGPFEDPVLLACEHSFCRACLARCWGTPPATGTEASPTACPCCGLPCPRRSLRSNVRLAVEVRISRGLREKLAEPGARTGKRRGGRIPTMGCLDPHGEDTRQTWKRFDAPTPKSSNSEDDLPEDYPVVKNMLHRLTADLTLDPGTAHCRLLISEDRRSVRLAPPGTPAPPDGPARFDQLPAVLGAQGFRAGRHCWEVETSDTASCRDSSGEEEEDGESLYAVGAAGESVXRKGRVGLCPAGAVWAVEGRGGRLWALTAPEPTPLGSTGPPPRRIRVDLDWERGRVAFYDGRSLDLLFAFQAPGPLGERIFPLLCTRDPRAPLRIVPTEG
- the PPP1R11 gene encoding E3 ubiquitin-protein ligase PPP1R11 — encoded protein: MAEAGAGLSETITETTVTVTTEPENRSLTIKLRKRKPEKKVEWTSDTVDNEHMGRRSSKCCCIYEKPRAFGESSTESDEEEEEGCGHTHCVRGHRKGRRHATPGPSPTTPPQPPDPSQPPPGPMQH